In Helianthus annuus cultivar XRQ/B chromosome 8, HanXRQr2.0-SUNRISE, whole genome shotgun sequence, a single genomic region encodes these proteins:
- the LOC110871693 gene encoding 2-methylene-furan-3-one reductase, with amino-acid sequence MKAWKYDEYGSVDVLKLATDVAVPEIKDDQVLVKVVAAALNPVDYKRRLGYIKATDSPLPTTPGYDVAGVVVKVGSQVKGLKEGDEVYGDISEKALDGPKQFGTLAEYTAVEERLLALKPKNLDFIQAAALPLAIVTAFEGLERAKFSEGKTILVLNGAGGVGSFIIQLAKHVFGASKVAATSSTGKLELLKSLGADVAIDYTKENFEDLPDKYDVVYDAIGQPEKAVKAVNETGVAVSITGPIPPPGFSFVLTSDGSVLTKLNPYLESGKIKVIIDPKSPFPFDKVNEAFAYLESHRATGKVVIYPIP; translated from the exons ATGAAGGCATGGAAGTATGATGAATATGGAAGTGTTGATGTACTGAAACTGGCTACTGATGTGGCGGTTCCTGAAATTAAAGATGATCAGGTGTTGGTTAAGGTGGTTGCTGCTGCTCTTAACCCTGTTGATTACAAACGAAGGCTTGGTTACATTAAAGCTACCGATTCTCCTTTGCCG ACTACTCCAGGATATGACGTCGCTGGGGTAGTTGTGAAGGTTGGAAGCCAAGTAAAAGGATTGAAGGAAGGAGATGAAGTATACGGTGATATTAGCGAAAAGGCTCTAGATGGGCCTAAACAGTTTGGAACATTGGCTGAGTACACAGCGGTTGAGGAGAGATTGTTAGCTTTGAAACCGAAGAACTTGGATTTTATACAAGCTGCTGCTCTCCCTCTTGCAATTGTGACCGCTTTTGAAGGTCTTGAAAGAGCTAAATTTAGTGAAGGTAAAACAATCCTTGTTTTAAATGGAGCGGGTGGAGTTGGATCATTCATAATTCAG CTCGCAAAACATGTGTTTGGTGCTTCAAAAGTTGCTGCCACATCTAGTACAGGAAAACTCGAATTGCTAAAGAGTCTAGGAGCCGATGTAGCAATCGACTACACCAAAGAAAACTTTGAAGATCTACCAGATAAATATGATGTTGTATATGATGCAATTG GACAACCGGAGAAAGCAGTGAAGGCGGTTAATGAAACTGGTGTTGCAGTGTCTATAACAGGGCCAATTCCACCGCCAGGATTCAGCTTTGTTCTCACATCTGACGGATCCGTTTTGACAAAACTAAACCCTTACCTGGAGAGTGGAAAGATCAAAGTGATTATTGACCCTAAAAGCCCATTTCCATTTGACAAAGTTAATGAAGCTTTTGCTTACCTTGAGAGCCACCGGGCTACTGGAAAGGTAGTCATATACCCGATTCCTTGA
- the LOC110871692 gene encoding uncharacterized protein LOC110871692 gives MASIFTSSSLHHLQWRPETHSSSTGVTPVLQSLSAQNPSIIVLQYCAYEGNGEDVQTFAAGDSSPPAAANSGGATEEFSDSKSQVVVSRLPLSSQKIEDITNRETS, from the exons ATGGCGTCCATCTTCACTTCGTCATCCCTTCATCATCTTCAATGGCGGCCAGAAACACACTCCTCAAGTACTGGCGTGACACCAGTTCTTCAATCTTTATCCGCTCAAAACCCTAGCATAATCGTTCTTCAGTATTGTGCATACGAAGGTAACGGAGAAGATGTTCAAACCTTCGCCGCTGGAGATTCTTCACCACCGGCCGCTGCTAACAGCGGCGGCGCCACCGAAGAGTTCAGTGATTCCAAGTCACAG GTGGTGGTCAGTCGGTTGCCTCTGAGTAGTCAAAAAATTGAGGACATCACCAATAGAG AAACTTCCTAG